In one Oncorhynchus masou masou isolate Uvic2021 chromosome 23, UVic_Omas_1.1, whole genome shotgun sequence genomic region, the following are encoded:
- the socs5b gene encoding LOW QUALITY PROTEIN: suppressor of cytokine signaling 5b (The sequence of the model RefSeq protein was modified relative to this genomic sequence to represent the inferred CDS: inserted 1 base in 1 codon): MEKVGKMWSNLRSRCQTLFHSDSAGPSTENSVVEVDGMHCVVGPGGNSGEAQASRASSXAPKPLAAPHGYWGRRHNCVSDIPQIVEITIDSKDSEDARGGRGGVPVARRDSYSRHAPWGGKKKHSCSTKTQSSMDTDRWSGRARGAAGRRDRRYGVSSIQEMGDSGGGGRSLSARSLRQRLSDTVGLCLPLPPRRRSRSSKTPTISKRKIHLTELMLETCPFPQGSDLANKWHLIKQHTAPVSPHSSTALLDAFDTAHPSPEDEEERLRERRRLSIEEGVDPPPNAQIHTLEALAQGSSLYKLGPKMAPGIAEASGEARGTAACCSGVGVSVQVLGGATAQLADCDSEEDSTTLCLQALRPKQRHASGDGNLSRNQPGPWKVHTQIDYIHCLVPDLLQITALPCYWGVMDRYEAEALLDGRPEGTFLLRDSAQEDYLFSVSFRRYNRSLHARIEQWNHNFSFDAHDPCVFHSSTVTGLLEHYKDPSACMFFEPLLTAPLHRAFPFSLQHLARAAICPRTTYDGIGGLPLPPALQDFLKEYHYKQKVRVRWLEREPPLKIK; encoded by the exons ATGGAGAAAGTGGGCAAGATGTGGAGCAACCTGAGGAGCCGATGCCAGACCCTCTTCCACAGCGACAGTGCGGGACCCAGTACAGAGAACagcgtggtggaggtggacgGTATGCACTGTGTGGTGGGACCGGGAGGCAATTCAGGCGAGGCCCAGGCTTCTCGGGCCTCTA CTGCCCCGAAGCCTCTTGCCGCTCCCCATGGTTACTGGGGGCGACGTCACAACTGTGTGTCGGACATCCCCCAGATAGTGGAGATCACCATAGACAGCAAAGACAGTGAGGATGCGAGGGGGGGTCGTGGAGGAGTCCCTGTGGCCCGGAGAGACTCGTACTCACGCCATGCACCTTGGGGGGGCAAGAAAAAACATTCATGTTCCACTAAGACTCAGAGCTCCATGGATACAGACAGGTGGTCAGGGCGCGCGCGCGGGGCCGCTGGCCGGAGGGACCGTCGCTACGGAGTCAGCTCTATCCAGGAAATGGGGGACTCAGGGGGCGGGGGGCGCAGTCTGAGCGCCCGTTCCCTGCGCCAGCGGCTTAGCGATACAGTGGGCCTGtgtctccccctgcccccccgCCGCCGCTCGCGCTCTTCCAAGACCCCCACCATCTCGAAGCGCAAgatccacctgacagagctgatgcTGGAGACCTGTCCCTTCCCCCAGGGCTCGGACTTGGCCAACAAGTGGCACCTGATCAAGCAGCACACGGCGCCCGTCAGCCCGCATTCCTCCACGGCTCTGCTTGACGCCTTCGACACCGCCCACCCCTCCCCCGAGGACGAGGAGGAGCGTCTGCGCGAACGCCGCAGGCTCAGCATTGAAGAGGGAGTGGACCCCCCACCCAACGCCCAGATTCACACCCTGGAGGCCTTGGCGCAGGGCTCCTCTTTGTACAAACTGGGACCAAAGATGGCCCCCGGCATTGCAGAGGCCTCTGGGGAGGCCCGGGGCACCGCGGCCTGCTGCTCAGGAGTGGGGGTATCGGTGCAGGTGCTTGGGGGGGCTACAGCCCAGTTGGCTGACTGTGACTCGGAGGAGGACTCAACTACCCTATGCCTGCAGGCCCTGAGGCCCAAGCAGCGGCACGCGTCCGGGGATGGCAATCTGAGCCGGAACCAGCCTGGGCCATGGAAGGTGCACACGCAGATTGACTACATCCATTGCCTGGTACCAGACCTGCTGCAGATCACTGCACTGCCCTGCTACTGGGGCGTGATGGACCGCTACGAGGCGGAGGCGCTGCTGGATGGACGGCCCGAGGGCACCTTCCTGCTGCGAGACTCGGCCCAGGAGGACTACCTGTTCTCGGTCAGCTTTCGCCGCTACAACCGCTCGCTGCATGCCCGCATCGAGCAGTGGAACCACAACTTCAGCTTCGATGCCCACGACCCCTGCGTGTTCCACTCATCCACCGTGACAGGCCTACTGGAGCACTACAAGGACCCCAGCGCCTGCATGTTCTTTGAGCCGCTACTCACGGCGCCACTCCACCGGGCCTTCCCTTTCAGCTTGCAGCACCTGGCACGCGCCGCCATCTGCCCCCGGACCACGTACGACGGCATCGGCGGCCTACCACTGCCCCCGGCCCTGCAGGACTTCCTCAAGGAGTATCACTACAAACAGAAAGTGCGTGTGCGCTGGCTGGAGAGGGAGCCGCCACTCAAGATCAAATAG